The Lactuca sativa cultivar Salinas chromosome 2, Lsat_Salinas_v11, whole genome shotgun sequence genome includes the window GTAGTTTATACATGTTTAGGTTGTGTCACTCATATAAACCTAATTGTGAGGAAGAAGAttgtcataaaaaaaattaattacttgccaaaatcatcaaattaatatAACATTTCACCCACTGATTTGGTTGTGCATCTGAGCCCCCTCTTAAAGCACTTCTTTAATAATGTAAATCTCTAGGTTTTGTATAATAAAGTGATTATAGTTTAAACAGTAAGTGCACACGATAAGGCTAGAGATGACTCTATAGTTTACGCACCAAAGAAACGATACCCCATCTGTCATGAAAAGTGAAAACGATCAAGTCCAATAGTATTTTTACTAAAATAGGTTTTTTTAAAACACCTACAATATACATGGTTTAAAGAATGTTTGAATGATTAGGAATTCCTAGTTGGCATTCACGGGGTTAAGCATAACCATAATTGGATGCCAAGTTGACATTGGAACTCAATGACTACAACGggtaaaacaaacttttttttgaatatatatttcaTTAAACATTTTGGAGTTTAACGTAACGGagaacaaaattttaaaattgtataGAAACGTGAAATATTGATTTGTCCATCCATTAAACTTAGGATATATACTTCATTGGAAATGCCTCATTTACACGAACCACAATGTATCAAGAATATAATGTCATTTTATTAGGTTTTAGATTCGTTACATGTTAAAGGGATTTTAATGATATGCATGGAGCATGGTAGTTTCAACGATTTTGACTAACAAAAGTGCCCTTATCTTTTCTCGAATTCTAAGCGAAGGGATTTGGAGTGAAGGAGTATCTTCCAGCATATCTAGACCCTCTCATACAACATAAAGATCTTTTAACTGGTGTAAGTTTTGCTTCTGGTGGTGCTGGTTATGATCCCTTAACATCCAAATTATCGGTATGCATGTACATCATTCTCTAAATGTAATAATTCATTCCAAAATAACATACAATATCTTTTATGTTTGTGAATTTATTTTATGGTTATTAATTTGTTTCATTCTTTTTAAACATGTTAAAATTAGAATGTTATGTCGCTATCATCTCAATTGGAAATGTTCAAACAATATATTCAGAAGCTTAAGGGGAACATAGGGCAAGAAGCTGCAATGAATAGGATTACCAATAGTGTATTCTTGGTTTCAGCAGGAACCAATGATTTTCTTGTAAACTATTTTACATTTCCGATGAGAagattacaatatgatgtccctGCTTATGGTAATAAATTGGTGAAGCTAGCTAGCAATTTTTTACAGGTACAAAATCTCCatcattttttattattgtttttgtcTCGAGTATTAATTAGTTTCATATAAATTCAACTTAAATTGAAATGCAAAAACACAATTAGATTATACTTTTCGAGAGAGAAAATAAATACTAGCGATGAACATAAATTTACATATTAAGATTATTTGCATTGTTATTTCATTTAATTGAAGGAAATACACAAATTGGGAGCAAGAAGGATAGTTGTCTTTAGCACATCTGCAATTGGCTGTATACCAATTGAAAGAACCCTAGCTGGGGGAGCACAAAGAATATGTGTGGACAAGTACAATAAAGCAGCACAATTTTTCAACAGCATGCTAAAACTAGAGCTCCAAGTTCTTGCAAGCAATCTTCCTCAAACAAGGATTGCCTTCTCAGATTTCTACAAACCTCTGATGAACATCATTGAAAACCCTCAACAATATGGTATTCCataaattaaatttattatttaatgaaccGAATCTTCTAAATTTATAGTGTCGTATCTAGTTTTGCTTGAATCCCATTAATAACGCGTTCTATTGTGTTACAcgatgataattttttttttcatattgatATTTCAATAAGTTTTTGTTCATCTTACATTTTTGTTTTCCTATATAGGATTGGAAGTTACAAATAGAGGTTGTTGCGGAACAGGAGAGCTAGAGACGAGTTACTTGTGCAACAAGCGAATGACCCGAACGTGCCACAACGACTCTAATTTCTTCTTTTGGGATAGCCTCCACCCAACAGAAAAAGGATGTGACATCTTCGTAAATCTTGTTTTACCTGATATgatgaaaaagttgttttaagGTAATTTGATTTCTATAATGGTATAATTTGTTATTGTAGATATAATGGACCatgttttatgaaaaaaaatgaatacaaGTTGATGTGTGTTGGTGATTTAAGATTTTATTTGAACTCCCCACAGTATGATTTCCAGCCAGACTATTTAGCAACCCGTCCAATGGTTATGGGTACGACCGTGATATGGCGAAATAATACAAAAATTATCCACATGTAGGTCTCTATTTTTGCAGAAGCAAATAACGAAACGGGTCTATTGTTTTATCAATCCCACTAAATAGATGCATCGACTACACCTACTATAAATTCGAAAAGCCTTAATTAAATACCTTCAAGGTTTACCATTATTTGTGGTTTAAAACCAAGGTTCTAAAAAGTTTGTCATGACTCTATAGTTTGTATTTGCCACCAAACTTTAACAAATTACCGCTTTAAGGATGAATTATGATTTATTTGTGGTTTAaaacttttgggttgccttcatcaaagcaacttgataggatgaattatggagagaaaggattaaatatgatttattaatatattatgagaataatatattaaaggagaaatcatattgtttaactaatattagtcaagaattaataagaattaagtttgtggctaaaaaagattaattaaacttaagggactgaaattgtaattataagataattgcaattgggctatggattaccttattatttaaggttggacgaattctatggggaaacccattagaaatcgtccaagggcctttaagaaagggtccatgggttgcttagggcctaagcatccaaattagggtttcctagtttaaaaccctaatagcctacatgtataaataggacccttaagcctcaaaaacgtggggaactaattggttagggtttccacacgtttttggcagcctccttctcatctcttcttcatcctcttgctcttggtgtttgtgagccattagaggagtgacatttgtgactctaagctttctaaagtcaatacaagaaggaattgagattgttattactatataacaatcaaggtatgatctaaacccttattcatatgttatattgattagatctagggttttaagtcttggattaaaagcatgtacaatagagaaacctaaatctaagctttagggtttgcatgagcacataggatgtcttttggctaaaacccatcagtggtatcagagcctagattgttttctattgtattgatgctttatgtgtttgttcaagttgcaaaaatcgaattttagcctccctgcctgatgaactcggcgagtaccacagtgtactcggcgagtaggcctcaactcggcgagtacagtgtggtactcggcgagttcgagcgtcagaaagaggcatgttcgggatttcttgctgttttggtcatggatacttgccttaactgttatggatcattaaaattcgaattttaatcatattttggatATAtcattgattaaacaaaagatatttaccaattaattagataattgtttccttatatgataaagtttgattatttgtattaattgggtaacttattttgcaagaaattaaaaTTAGGTCAACTATAGataaatgatgaaattaattgtttattttatattatttgttatttgatccttacattgtaaaaagtttcaatttttcccctttaggttttatagtttaaatttaaactcaaaagttttgtttttgaaattcaaatagttaaaaccctaatgttttgaatagtttcaaaacttgccctcaagttttggaattaaaattttgattaaaaagtttatttttgaaatatttaaattctaaaccctaatgttttgaaatgtttcaaaacttgccctcaagttttggaatttaaaagttaattaaaaggtttaatttaggaatgttaaattctaaaaacctagtatagttttgaaaagttcaactcacacccttatggttttattaattaattaaggtgtataattaaaggagatttaataaatccataaagttttggtgtacaatttaattaaaagttattattaaattagaacacctagtttttttttttaaagtgtaAAATGCACCCTATACTacatataacattaaaggtctaacattatatatatgtatgagtaaaagtcagtcttaccgttagtaggcctcattcacgaagctggtctataaggggtgtttaaggaaattgcctataaaatagcgattgaatgggtatccactcttacccaccgcactcttgactagtagagggttgttagccgaacgggtaggataggacagaaaccttccattataagtataatgaagtacaaaagtaactaaatgctttcataaaattcccaatcttagttactttaggcaaaagtgaattgatgcaattccatgaaattacactttgtgcccttgcgaagacgttagtggagcgcgtgtggttaaccggcacactaattggttctaagcaaaggtagcaaaaggtgactcaatgtttgtcatagttcggtggagcgtgtgtggttaactggcacaccgAATATGTGActataacatgtgggggcaccatgtagatttgcatggttattcacacccgctttgtgatcctcggcatcccagtcacaaactagaggggcatatcgagatttaaacatgccattgaaatgttcaatgaatcttaaaggatctaggagtttccatagatttaaaacttaaaatttctttttcgttttgatggtggaaaattagtgaatcgtcattcacttaccttcaaatgttctgcaattagggttacggcatccctctcccgagttgtagaatattgtgttgggtcctagccttagtatatcatttgggtgatttactaaggactcaataaatcgactaacttgaatttgttttctcccgttttgtagatgtcaaagttcgacaactatggtcttcccaaatcccgtggaacaagcattccacatgaagatgatattccacgattcgatcgaggaacaagaaatcatgcttcacttcctcctcctcctcccgttattctccctaacccacaagatcaaagaattgaaaggttcaatgtcactaaagccctattggaaatgaaacatgaagatggtaaacccgtgtgtgcccacgttctaggaatgaaatcacacatcgataggttgataatgttgggtgcgtcattccctgatgagttggctataggCTGGCTTCTatagtcactccctgaatcatataatgagttcaaaagaaagtattatatgatggatcatgacgcaaacctcattgacctaacttacatgctcattgctgctaaatcagaaatgatttggcaaaacaatggagcatatttgtttggaaagtcaaccaaccatgcttccgaggacgttctaggagaaccgacctgcgtttgctgccaagataaagggcgttggatacaagtctgccctaaaagcctgaagagtccagaagatgggagagtcaaagagtatggctgtacttcaggtaaaatccactatctaactccattaagttcctattcgttgattcttaatacttagtgtgataagattgcatttgaatgttttgcaggatcaatgaaaggagaggaagcttgatgaaagagcaagatagatctaatcacgaagaaaatGGATCtcaatcgcatggattcgaagattatattttgagcttagaaagttatgatagagttgttaggaatatttaattacatagtttttcagttgattttgtattgtaaggacaaaaatgttttccgctgcatttataaataaaataaattttggtttgactcatttatttatttccttgtaatgaaatcgttatgaaaaaattgatgttcgcatatttctacaacgaatggatgtgattcttaataatgttatttgtggaaaggtcaagaatttaccaaatagggaaagtttctcatcaaccaagtttcaagtggacagaaacttggagtcatgcaacaagtattgtatgatgaatgaaaatttttcacatttgaaaaaattagactaattcgttgacaaagtgtcaagtgaatgactaggagatcaagtacacaaggttgtgtgttgatcaagtccaccacaagagtaacaaagatattcgtcatgatttactaaggttaagtaaatatgattacacttatgagattaagcataattcttagttgatttaaaggagtttaaatcaatagcagaacgaataagaagaatcaagtaggcagaaagataaaagtttctctattctaagaagaagggagagtaccttttattatgataggtcttaatgattaagaaccatatctcaattgatcctctaagtaagtcttagtgcaattgtatgtctaagaagaggaatcaagaattaaagaaatggttaaatcaaaaagccaatcatacttcgttccaaaacaagtcttaaagttaagattgtgacactGAGTGACAAATATTAGGAAGGTTGATAACAttaatcaaatgtggaaagttgtgatgtcttggataagacaaagaccaactagaaccaattttatgaaatgtttttgtcttgataaaagctatactaactcttgaatatttgtttgtcaataaatggttattgacaaaaaaatcttatatgtcaaggaatgagtgggagtcttaatggtcttgaaaagtttcaagaactaatcaagaataaaccttatcgatcatcactagcacacgaattgaggtttacaacctatcatgttgacattatcttgtttctatgccgttccaattaagttaattatgcatgtgggttctatgagttctcattgattgcataaaaggcaaggaccttaatcaatgaaaagtatattgataagaaagggtgagctacttaactacttggaagacatggtgggcagccgtgttaccataaggcaagaaatcaagattgagaaagtttggtctatataagtttgaatttgtcgtaaactttgtttttgacaaattcacatagataggaacacacacaccattaaaatctaagtgtcataagattccctccttcatgaaaatgactgtgaggaaatgctttcactaagagagattttaagaagatagcgattgtaaaattgtattctcaaatttgattatggttacggtatccctttccatgatccgAATTGTGAGAGTTGGCAATTAGTattaattgtttaagacacacatatgagctattttggataaaggtgtatgagattaaaaaacttagataaaagattatcaaagcattaagtattagaaatatgaacttaagaaattcagtaggtattgtttttctgtaaggtaagctgttttctgaatacatgtcaaagctagtgggagcataagtgttatgtttataataatcatcatgatagtgggagcataaatgttatgattgtatgattattaaggcaagtattgcaagttagcaatattaattatagaaaacaagagttatactttgcaaagtggTAAgggtgtaaagttgttttgctataattaagggagagaatattgtacttcgtttccaaatctaaagcttagattgagaaattttaataaatttagtcaaaggatacgtAGTGCGTTCttgaatttcgattatgattacgacattcctcttcatatttcgaattatgagaacgtagcacgtaaaatattatggcagaagattgataaagtattaaatcttcatgtaagacattgtgCATCGTGTtcaatacgcttcgggtataggattgattgcgaatgctataatatttgaccattctaaaattttccaaatgtctagcgcatttagagggaaaaaggacaacaatcagtttttgactaagataattaaacaactatcaaaggacaatccaaggttcgccgaggattggtcgcttgtgagtagttggaagtatgatattggatggagcatatcgacattgttatgaatagataagattctattgagaatgagttgtcatatgataagtatggaaaggtttctatattgggagttagatattgagaatctatgtctaagattagaaacttttatgcaaaaggatgttcaaaggaatgtactttgagtgagagacatcacatctatggaattgtcttctaacaatttccgatagagagttttgtaatttcattggcaatagtcattgtgactttagtgcagtgatattacgaaagaattattgcataaaatgttagaatctagcatattctataagtggcaagaattggatattctttcacttgtgataggaattgggaattgtgaaatgagtatgattggtaatgtgttcatttgatctatttcacaaagtaagaaccataagaaagcattgtgtgcatgctaagagcatgggacaagtggtgtaataattcaagtaaagaAGTTGATCAtttgaaacgacaaataatgagtaatcaatatggtgataaataaaaggtgttttatttatactcaaaggtttgagaccatatgggattagtattattcttgtgtttcactttgcatgttttgaattcccaaataatttaattggttcagaacaatcaaattattcaaacgggccactgtcgttcatatgttggaagtaggtatgaatgaagactgtcgtgaattggtgtgtggattgtctaaagtgtattagacataagcaattgtttgctgcaacgttcatgagtgcttatgaatatgatttgagcattagattaaacccacgctcacttggatcacttcatggattttatcacgagtgattggtgagacgatagcatcttatattcttgaaaccgagatgtgtgagttgtatcttgcgagtcggttgcacattgataatatgtaaacgcaccagtaacttggtgttataaaacatattgttgtgtgtgatttggtgagtaagtgcaagcgagcattgagtcaaagtttatccgttccttttatcaaaagtaggataaaagcgatatctgtgggcccctcgatgatttagtgatggcacctaagcgcttggccaagccgggactaaattgatgtgttcaattgtagtctgttgtcagtcgtcataaatatgaattcgggaaacaacacatagacagagagagtgatttagatccatgtcttagtctatacgataatatctagaatggaggaatatatgatcccttatctaaaggacacgcgtatctgataagatcagagttgacagcggctttggaaagctacgattgcagatcaggatctgaagtcatacgtagaatagttattagacttatccaagtgggagattattggattagtgtctaagtccataactattttggtatgtacttgacccgatggtgcatggtccttttgggttgccttcatcaaagcaacttgataggatgaattatggagagaaaggattaaatatgatttattaatatattatgagaataatatattaaaggagaaatcatattgtttaattaatattagtcaagaattaataagaattaagtttgtggctaaaagagattaattaaacttaagggactagaattgtaattataagataattgcaattgggctatggattaccttcttatttaaggttggacgaattctatagggaaacccattagaaatcgtccaagggcctttAAGAAAGGGTCCATAAgtttcttagggcctaagcatccaaattagggtttcctagtttaaaaccctaacagcctacatgtataaataggacccttaaGCCTCAAAAACATGGGGAACTAATtcgttagggtttccacacgtttttggcagcttccttctcttctcttcttcatcctcttgctcttggtgtttgtgagccattagaggagtgacatttgtgactctaagctttctaaagtcaatacaagaaggaattgagattgttattactatataacaatcaagatatgatctaaacccttattcatatgttatattgattagatctagggttttaatgTGACAatccaagttgtcccgttacatttccccgttaccgttaacggaatattccactgaataaaagttccgttaattaaagGGCGtcagtttaataaacatttccatttgattacctttaacatgccgttaagtcgtgatgaaaggaaataaaaacacaggacacacattttcattcaattggaaattgtcaagttttattattacgaacactaaattgggtgcgaccaaaagccccgtttaacggcagtaacgggtaaaattccactgagccccgactgtgaaacctatatatgggtgagtggagtccattggagactttttacacactctctctaaactctctctctagacccgttttcgccccgaattcgtaaccaaacgcttccaaattgtaagtccgcttaccctagcgtattctaaacatattgaatcatgtttatagcccaaaaatcatccaagaaggcatggtataaggagtttacggcccaggaatattctagggccgtaaaccccaaaaATGGTGCCAACCATGCCTCTAAACTTGTCCATAAGCTTGGAAATAattaggggatatagcctaggggtgtttaaacattaaaatacatgattttaggactcaaacaagattttacggcccaa containing:
- the LOC111892005 gene encoding GDSL esterase/lipase At5g42170 yields the protein MKVILFFLYASLYLNCIEGAVTLPQNASVQAVIAFGDSLMDQGNNNHIKTIFKANFHPYGMDFTNGNPTGRFSNGKTLADFFAKGFGVKEYLPAYLDPLIQHKDLLTGVSFASGGAGYDPLTSKLSNVMSLSSQLEMFKQYIQKLKGNIGQEAAMNRITNSVFLVSAGTNDFLVNYFTFPMRRLQYDVPAYGNKLVKLASNFLQEIHKLGARRIVVFSTSAIGCIPIERTLAGGAQRICVDKYNKAAQFFNSMLKLELQVLASNLPQTRIAFSDFYKPLMNIIENPQQYGLEVTNRGCCGTGELETSYLCNKRMTRTCHNDSNFFFWDSLHPTEKGCDIFVNLVLPDMMKKLF